The following coding sequences are from one Arachis hypogaea cultivar Tifrunner chromosome 7, arahy.Tifrunner.gnm2.J5K5, whole genome shotgun sequence window:
- the LOC112703420 gene encoding uncharacterized protein isoform X2, whose translation MNEDGITSANPNSSLPKPPSSSPTPAASSAGASWPAVPANVADGEGRQNESDLAAAAGFSSDSNLSCRPWERGDLLRRLSTFKHAGKMPKIAGSLACAKRGWVNLDVAKIECEVCHAQLDFASSSANAFEADGSNEELSKQLDRAHKATCPWRGNSCPESLVQFPPTSPSALIGGYKDRCDGLLQFYSLPVVSPAAGEHMRVTHNSQIDRFLAQSQSQTAGEIGYRESASGMGFAGEQALRSYSYAQKLISLCGWEPRWLPNVLDCEEQSAESAKNGCSSGPAKGSAPSKKEFSTSWIDAGDNDALGSEFNCESRSPLLDCSLCGATVRVWDFLLVPRPVHLAPCVIDTPQTSKKMASTRGISAASGINEWAAVDAVEKEPFGDHDEATTSDKRQLLYNKSLDLNLKMASGPSGSLINLTSTLEHVQDTSEGRDLMAGRPSGSEVGGRSGSYEPQGPNARKRKLDDGVTTSSKPQQVGSAERTIIDGDNNEVTGGQQHSAGPFKRARDVTHSEAFLIPPRKPSRSLPNHSLDVQIEGDANMVNEANPERDHIVGNPSTRDSTHASSIIAMNTVYHSSDEESMESVDNCPVDVNDVNFPSVDLNETSELNSSYQGQKSGCLQPLLERTGGETGVSSSNACEVLNTEILTAQARDGPSFGISGGSVGMGTSHETEIHGTDISVHRGDSLGDVEPIAEVIENQGQDAEFVRSNGLIVDFVPEEASKGDPQGDSQAVVSQSTPRTDSGSKILVLTKVESIESGEKTNSSLQMLGHENGAHPSLSCNAIMCSAYEVSKEEVTQNGKDDGACHESSSLLADVVGTKASPMQSILHYVISREGLHPNGIII comes from the exons atgaacgaAGATGGTATCACCTCTGCGAATCCCAATTCCTCTCTTCCCAAACCTCCCTCTTCATCTCCAACTCCTGCTGCTAg CTCTGCTGGGGCTTCGTGGCCTGCCGTTCCGGCGAATGTTGCTGACGGAGAGGGCCGCCAGAATGAATCGGATTTGGCAGCTGCCGCCGGCTTCTCTTCGGATTCAAACCTTTCGTGTAGGCCTTGGGAGCGTGGAGATTTGCTCCGGCGCCTTTCCACTTTTAAACACGCCGGAAAAATGCCCAAG ATTGCTGGCTCATTGGCTTGTGCCAAAAGGGGCTGGGTGAATCTTGATGTTGCCAAGATTGAGTGTGAGGTATGCCATGCACAGTTAGATTTTGCTTCATCCTCAGCTAACGCTTTTGAAG CTGATGGTTCCAATGAAGAACTTTCTAAACAGCTTGATAGAGCTCACAAAGCCACTTGTCCTTGGAGAGGTAATAGCTGTCCAGAAAGCTTGGTGCAGTTCCCTCCGACTTCACCTTCAGCTCTAATTGGAGGTTATAAGGATCGGTGTGATGGACTCCTGCAGTTTTACTCCCTCCCTGTTGTATCGCCGGCTGCTGGTGAGCATATGCGAGTTACACATAACTCTCAAATTGACCGGTTTCTTGCTCAATCGCAAAGTCAGACAGCTGGGGAAATAGGCTACAGAGAAAGTGCTTCTGGAATGGGATTTGCTGGAGAACAGGCTCTTCGTTCATATTCTTAT GCCCAGAAACTCATAAGTCTTTGTGGATGGGAGCCAAGGTGGCTTCCAAATGTGCTTGACTGTGAAGAGCAGTCTGCCGAATCTGCTAAAAATGGTTGCAGCTCTGGTCCAGCCAAAGGCTCGgctccaagcaagaaggaatttTCAACTTCCTGGATAGATGCTGGGGACAACGATGCACTAGGTTCAGAATTCAATTGTGAATCTAGGTCACCTTTGTTAGATTGTAGCTTGTGCGGAGCCACAGTTAGAGTGTGGGATTTCTTACTTGTCCCTCGGCCTGTTCATTTGGCTCCCTGTGTCATTGATACCCCTCAAACAAGCAAGAAAATGGCATCAACACGAGGAATAAGTGCTGCGAGTGGGATCAATGAATGGGCTGCTGTGGATGCTGTTGAAAAAGAGCCATTTGGAGATCATGATGAGGCTACAACATCTGATAAAAGGCAACTTTTATACAATAAAAGTTTAGATTTAAATCTTAAAATGGCTAGTGGGCCATCTGGTTCACTAATAAATTTGACTTCAACCTTGGAACATGTGCAAGATACCAGCGAAGGAAGAGATTTAATGGCTGGACGTCCCTCTGGAAGTGAGGTCGGTGGTCGCTCTGGATCTTATGAACCACAAGGCCCAAATGCCCGCAAGCGCAAGTTGGACGATGGTGTAACCACATCTAGCAAGCCACAACAGGTGGGCAGTGCTGAAAGAACTATAATTGATGGTGATAATAATGAAGTCACTGGTGGTCAACAGCATTCAGCTGGCCCTTTTAAGCGAGCCCGTGATGTTACTCATTCAGAGGCATTCCTAATTCCACCGCGAAAACCTTCTCGTTCTCTACCCAACCATTCATTAGATGTTCAAATAGAAGGTGATGCTAATATGGTTAACGAAGCAAATCCAGAAAGGGATCACATTGTTGGCAATCCATCTACTAGAGATTCCACCCATGCTTCCTCTATTATTGCGATGAATACAGTTTATCACAGCTCAGATGAGGAATCTATGGAAAGTGTTGATAATTGTCCTGTAGATGTTAATGATGTCAACTTCCCTTCTGTTGATTTGAATGAAACATCAGAGTTAAATAGCAGTTATCAAGGACAGAAGAGTGGTTGTTTACAACCACTTTTAGAAAGAACAGGAGGTGAGACAGGTGTTAGCAGTTCTAATGCTTGTGAAGTTTTGAACACGGAGATATTAACTGCACAAGCTAGGGATGGGCCTAGCTTTGGTATTAGTGGGGGAAGTGTTGGCATGGGTACAAGTCATGAAACTGAAATTCATGGAACTGATATCTCAGTTCATAGAGGTGATAGTTTAGGTGATGTTGAACCAATTGCTGAAGTAATTGAAAATCAGGGCCAAGATGCTGAATTTGTGCGTTCAAATGGCCTTATTGTCGATTTTGTGCCTGAGGAAGCTAGTAAAGGAGATCCTCAAGGAGATAGTCAAGCTGTGGTGTCTCAATCTACCCCAAGGACTGATAGTGGCTCAAAAATATTAGTTTTAACAAAGGTAGAATCCATTGAAAGTGGTGAGAAGACGAATAGCAGTCTGCAGATGCTTGGCCATGAAAATGGTGCCCACCCATCACTTTCTTGCAATGCTATCATGTGTTCTGCCTATGAAGTATCCAAAGAAGAAGTCACTCAGAATGGGAAGGATGATGGTGCATGCCATGAATCAAGCTCTTTACTTGCAGATGTTGTGG GAACAAAGGCCAGCCCAATGCAAAGCATCCTGCATTATGTAATTTCAAGGGAAGGGTTGCATCCAAATGGTATAATAATTTAG
- the LOC112703420 gene encoding uncharacterized protein isoform X3, translating into MNEDGITSANPNSSLPKPPSSSPTPAASSAGASWPAVPANVADGEGRQNESDLAAAAGFSSDSNLSCRPWERGDLLRRLSTFKHAGKMPKIAGSLACAKRGWVNLDVAKIECEVCHAQLDFASSSANAFEADGSNEELSKQLDRAHKATCPWRGNSCPESLVQFPPTSPSALIGGYKDRCDGLLQFYSLPVVSPAAGEHMRVTHNSQIDRFLAQSQSQTAGEIGYRESASGMGFAGEQALRSYSYAQKLISLCGWEPRWLPNVLDCEEQSAESAKNGCSSGPAKGSAPSKKEFSTSWIDAGDNDALGSEFNCESRSPLLDCSLCGATVRVWDFLLVPRPVHLAPCVIDTPQTSKKMASTRGISAASGINEWAAVDAVEKEPFGDHDEATTSDKRQLLYNKSLDLNLKMASGPSGSLINLTSTLEHVQDTSEGRDLMAGRPSGSEVGGRSGSYEPQGPNARKRKLDDGVTTSSKPQQVGSAERTIIDGDNNEVTGGQQHSAGPFKRARDVTHSEAFLIPPRKPSRSLPNHSLDVQIEGDANMVNEANPERDHIVGNPSTRDSTHASSIIAMNTVYHSSDEESMESVDNCPVDVNDVNFPSVDLNETSELNSSYQGQKSGCLQPLLERTGGETGVSSSNACEVLNTEILTAQARDGPSFGISGGSVGMGTSHETEIHGTDISVHRGDSLGDVEPIAEVIENQGQDAEFVRSNGLIVDFVPEEASKGDPQGDSQAVVSQSTPRTDSGSKILVLTKVESIESGEKTNSSLQMLGHENGAHPSLSCNAIMCSAYEVSKEEVTQNGKDDGACHESSSLLADVVG; encoded by the exons atgaacgaAGATGGTATCACCTCTGCGAATCCCAATTCCTCTCTTCCCAAACCTCCCTCTTCATCTCCAACTCCTGCTGCTAg CTCTGCTGGGGCTTCGTGGCCTGCCGTTCCGGCGAATGTTGCTGACGGAGAGGGCCGCCAGAATGAATCGGATTTGGCAGCTGCCGCCGGCTTCTCTTCGGATTCAAACCTTTCGTGTAGGCCTTGGGAGCGTGGAGATTTGCTCCGGCGCCTTTCCACTTTTAAACACGCCGGAAAAATGCCCAAG ATTGCTGGCTCATTGGCTTGTGCCAAAAGGGGCTGGGTGAATCTTGATGTTGCCAAGATTGAGTGTGAGGTATGCCATGCACAGTTAGATTTTGCTTCATCCTCAGCTAACGCTTTTGAAG CTGATGGTTCCAATGAAGAACTTTCTAAACAGCTTGATAGAGCTCACAAAGCCACTTGTCCTTGGAGAGGTAATAGCTGTCCAGAAAGCTTGGTGCAGTTCCCTCCGACTTCACCTTCAGCTCTAATTGGAGGTTATAAGGATCGGTGTGATGGACTCCTGCAGTTTTACTCCCTCCCTGTTGTATCGCCGGCTGCTGGTGAGCATATGCGAGTTACACATAACTCTCAAATTGACCGGTTTCTTGCTCAATCGCAAAGTCAGACAGCTGGGGAAATAGGCTACAGAGAAAGTGCTTCTGGAATGGGATTTGCTGGAGAACAGGCTCTTCGTTCATATTCTTAT GCCCAGAAACTCATAAGTCTTTGTGGATGGGAGCCAAGGTGGCTTCCAAATGTGCTTGACTGTGAAGAGCAGTCTGCCGAATCTGCTAAAAATGGTTGCAGCTCTGGTCCAGCCAAAGGCTCGgctccaagcaagaaggaatttTCAACTTCCTGGATAGATGCTGGGGACAACGATGCACTAGGTTCAGAATTCAATTGTGAATCTAGGTCACCTTTGTTAGATTGTAGCTTGTGCGGAGCCACAGTTAGAGTGTGGGATTTCTTACTTGTCCCTCGGCCTGTTCATTTGGCTCCCTGTGTCATTGATACCCCTCAAACAAGCAAGAAAATGGCATCAACACGAGGAATAAGTGCTGCGAGTGGGATCAATGAATGGGCTGCTGTGGATGCTGTTGAAAAAGAGCCATTTGGAGATCATGATGAGGCTACAACATCTGATAAAAGGCAACTTTTATACAATAAAAGTTTAGATTTAAATCTTAAAATGGCTAGTGGGCCATCTGGTTCACTAATAAATTTGACTTCAACCTTGGAACATGTGCAAGATACCAGCGAAGGAAGAGATTTAATGGCTGGACGTCCCTCTGGAAGTGAGGTCGGTGGTCGCTCTGGATCTTATGAACCACAAGGCCCAAATGCCCGCAAGCGCAAGTTGGACGATGGTGTAACCACATCTAGCAAGCCACAACAGGTGGGCAGTGCTGAAAGAACTATAATTGATGGTGATAATAATGAAGTCACTGGTGGTCAACAGCATTCAGCTGGCCCTTTTAAGCGAGCCCGTGATGTTACTCATTCAGAGGCATTCCTAATTCCACCGCGAAAACCTTCTCGTTCTCTACCCAACCATTCATTAGATGTTCAAATAGAAGGTGATGCTAATATGGTTAACGAAGCAAATCCAGAAAGGGATCACATTGTTGGCAATCCATCTACTAGAGATTCCACCCATGCTTCCTCTATTATTGCGATGAATACAGTTTATCACAGCTCAGATGAGGAATCTATGGAAAGTGTTGATAATTGTCCTGTAGATGTTAATGATGTCAACTTCCCTTCTGTTGATTTGAATGAAACATCAGAGTTAAATAGCAGTTATCAAGGACAGAAGAGTGGTTGTTTACAACCACTTTTAGAAAGAACAGGAGGTGAGACAGGTGTTAGCAGTTCTAATGCTTGTGAAGTTTTGAACACGGAGATATTAACTGCACAAGCTAGGGATGGGCCTAGCTTTGGTATTAGTGGGGGAAGTGTTGGCATGGGTACAAGTCATGAAACTGAAATTCATGGAACTGATATCTCAGTTCATAGAGGTGATAGTTTAGGTGATGTTGAACCAATTGCTGAAGTAATTGAAAATCAGGGCCAAGATGCTGAATTTGTGCGTTCAAATGGCCTTATTGTCGATTTTGTGCCTGAGGAAGCTAGTAAAGGAGATCCTCAAGGAGATAGTCAAGCTGTGGTGTCTCAATCTACCCCAAGGACTGATAGTGGCTCAAAAATATTAGTTTTAACAAAGGTAGAATCCATTGAAAGTGGTGAGAAGACGAATAGCAGTCTGCAGATGCTTGGCCATGAAAATGGTGCCCACCCATCACTTTCTTGCAATGCTATCATGTGTTCTGCCTATGAAGTATCCAAAGAAGAAGTCACTCAGAATGGGAAGGATGATGGTGCATGCCATGAATCAAGCTCTTTACTTGCAGATGTTGTGG